One Longimicrobium terrae genomic region harbors:
- a CDS encoding response regulator — protein sequence MHRILLVEDSPDLAEGLQRNLEMDGYEVSLAMKGAHALALATSDHPDLIVLDLGLPDRDGYTVLQDLRERGSTCPVLILSARSLEADKLQGFRLGADDYVTKPFSVMELLARISALLRRANKPAPVAAVAGDAPRAAALDDDALRETFGLTARQISVTRLLGEGYSNAEIAKQLSVSYFTARNHVEQVLGKLGVSTRAAVGAVLYGQG from the coding sequence ATGCACCGGATCCTGCTCGTCGAGGACAGCCCCGACCTCGCCGAAGGGCTGCAGCGCAACCTGGAGATGGACGGCTACGAGGTGTCGCTGGCCATGAAGGGCGCACACGCCCTGGCGCTCGCCACCAGCGACCATCCCGACCTGATCGTCCTGGACCTTGGCCTGCCGGACCGCGACGGCTACACCGTGCTGCAGGACCTTCGCGAGCGCGGCAGCACCTGTCCCGTCCTCATCCTTTCCGCGCGCAGCCTGGAGGCCGACAAGCTGCAGGGCTTTCGCCTGGGCGCCGACGACTACGTCACCAAGCCGTTCAGCGTGATGGAACTGCTGGCGCGCATCTCCGCCCTTCTGCGCCGCGCCAACAAGCCCGCGCCGGTCGCGGCCGTGGCGGGAGACGCGCCGCGCGCCGCCGCGCTGGACGACGACGCCCTGCGCGAAACGTTCGGGCTGACGGCGCGGCAGATTTCCGTCACCCGCCTGCTGGGCGAAGGCTACAGCAACGCCGAAATCGCCAAGCAGCTGTCCGTCAGCTACTTCACCGCGCGCAACCACGTGGAGCAGGTGCTGGGAAAGCTGGGCGTGTCAACTCGCGCCGCGGTGGGCGCCGTGCTGTACGGGCAGGGCTGA